In the genome of Populus trichocarpa isolate Nisqually-1 chromosome 6, P.trichocarpa_v4.1, whole genome shotgun sequence, one region contains:
- the LOC7484671 gene encoding uncharacterized protein LOC7484671, whose product MGSDSVLTSTKPTPIPTQEDPPSPSTSLLSFNTDSATDPSNPHHKNTTNSIIFISLVLVTCIALSAASAFAFLFFSSSSSSPSATPTEIPSASLQATTRPLTKLNHSVVLLISSDGFRFGYQFKTPTPNIHRLIANGTEAETGLIPVFPSLTFPNHYSIVTGLYPAYHGIINNHFVDPKTGEVFTMASHEPKWWLGEPIWETVAKQGLKASTYFWPGSEVHKGSWTCPQKFCMFYNGSVPFDERVDTVLSYFDLPDSEIPVFMTLYFEDPDHQGHKVGPDDPEITEAVAGIDRMIGKLIDGLEERGVFEDVTIIMVGDHGMVGTCDKKLIFLDDLAPWIDILPEWVQSYTPLLAIRPPPGFAPSAVVAKMNEGLQSGKVQNGKNLKMYLKEELPSRLHYAASDRIPPIIGMIDEGFKVEQKRTNRQECGGAHGYDNALFSMRTIFIGHGPQFARGRKVPSFENVQIYNLVTSILNIQGAPNNGSVSFPSTVLLPNPS is encoded by the coding sequence ATGGGTTCTGATTCAGTTTTAACATCAACGAAGCCAACACCAATACCAACTCAAGAAGACCCACCAAGCCCATccacttctcttctttctttcaacACAGACTCCGCTACTGATCCTTCCAATCCACACCACAAAAACACGACCAACTCCATAATCTTCATCTCTCTTGTACTTGTCACTTGCATCGCTCTCTCCGCTGCTTCTGCTTTtgcctttctcttcttttcctcctcctcctcatctcCCTCTGCTACTCCTACAGAAATCCCCTCAGCTTCTCTACAAGCGACGACGCGTCCGTTGACCAAGCTCAACCACTCGGTCGTTCTCTTGATTTCTTCTGATGGGTTCAGGTTTGGCTACCAGTTCAAGACCCCTACACCAAATATTCATCGTTTGATTGCTAATGGGACTGAAGCTGAAACGGGTTTGATTCCTGTTTTCCCTTCTCTTACATTCCCTAATCATTACTCTATTGTCACTGGCCTTTACCCTGCTTATCATGGTATTATTAACAATCATTTTGTTGATCCAAAAACTGGAGAAGTTTTTACAATGGCAAGTCATGAGCCCAAGTGGTGGCTTGGTGAGCCAATTTGGGAGACAGTGGCTAAACAAGGGTTAAAGGCTTCTACTTATTTTTGGCCTGGTTCTGAGGTGCATAAAGGTTCTTGGACTTGCCCTCAAaagttttgtatgttttataATGGTTCTGTTCCTTTTGATGAACGTGTTGATACCGTTTtgagttattttgatttgcCAGATAGTGAGATTCCTGTGTTTATGACCTTGTATTTTGAGGATCCTGATCATCAGGGTCATAAGGTGGGACCGGATGATCCGGAGATTACTGAGGCTGTTGCTGGAATTGATAGGATGATTGGGAAGTTGATTGATGGATTAGAGGAAAGAGGGGTTTTTGAGGATGTTACTATAATTATGGTTGGTGATCATGGAATGGTTGGTACATGTGATAAAAAGTTgatatttttggatgatttgGCTCCTTGGattgatattttacctgaaTGGGTTCAGTCCTATACTCCTTTGCTTGCAATCCGTCCGCCACCTGGTTTTGCACCGTCGGCTGTTGTTGCAAAGATGAATGAAGGGTTGCAATCGGGGAAGGTTCAAAATggaaagaatttgaaaatgtatCTTAAGGAGGAGCTGCCTAGTAGGCTTCATTATGCAGCAAGTGATAGAATTCCACCAATAATAGGGATGATTGACGAGGGTTTTAAGGTGGAGCAGAAGAGAACTAATAGGCAAGAATGTGGAGGAGCACATGGTTATGACAATGCACTTTTCTCCATGAGGACAATTTTCATTGGCCATGGTCCTCAGTTTGCAAGGGGACGAAAAGTGCCATCTTTCGAGAATGTTCAGATATACAACTTGGTTACTTCAATTCTCAATATCCAGGGTGCTCCCAATAATGGGTCTGTATCTTTTCCATCAACTGTTCTTTTGCCCAATCcttcataa